A region from the Branchiostoma lanceolatum isolate klBraLanc5 chromosome 2, klBraLanc5.hap2, whole genome shotgun sequence genome encodes:
- the LOC136428568 gene encoding protein SLC31A2-like produces the protein MDMPMSFYWSNQAIILFDGWSVQDATGMAFSVIAIICVGALFEGLKRLVGWVAKGKKMSVNRDTGETSDLEERTPLLKSPPDVALTRKRKFRFHLAQSLLHVLQVVLAYCLMLVVMTYNGWLAGAVFLGAGLGHFVFFADIDIK, from the exons ATGGATATGCCGATGTCTTTCTACTGGTCCAACCAGGCTATAATTCTGTTTGACGGTTGGTCCGTGCAAGACGCGACCGGTATGGCCTTCAGTGTGATCGCTATCATTTGTGTGGGCGCGCTCTTCGAGGGTTTGAAGCGGCTCGTGGGGTGGGTGGCGAAAGGGAAGAAGATGTCGGTGAACAGAGACACGGGGGAAACTTCCGACCTGGAGGAAAGAACGCCGCTACTCAAGTCACCGCCTGACGTCGCTCTGACAAGGAAGAGAAA GTTCCGGTTCCACCTGGCTCAGTCCTTACTCCACGTGCTGCAGGTTGTGCTGGCCTACTGTCTGATGCTGGTGGTCATGACGTACAACGGCTGGCTGGCCGGCGCAGTCTTCCTGGGTGCCGGTCTGGGTCACTTCGTCTTTTTTGCAGACATAGACATCAAATGA